The proteins below come from a single Heliangelus exortis chromosome 31, bHelExo1.hap1, whole genome shotgun sequence genomic window:
- the DIP2B gene encoding disco-interacting protein 2 homolog B isoform X4, whose amino-acid sequence MHKGSNRSSLMDTADGVPVSSRVSTKIQQLLNTLKRPKRPPLKEFFVDDFEEIVEVPQPDPNQPKPEGRQMTPVKGEPLGVVCNWPPALEAALQRWGTTQAKCPCLTALDVTGKPVYTLTYGKLWSRSLKLAYTLLNKLGTKNEPVLKPGDRVALVYPNNDPVMFMVAFYGCLLAEVIPVPIEVPLTRKDAGGQQIGFLLGSCGIALALTTEVCLKGLPKTQNGEIVQFKGWPRLKWVVTDSKYLSKSPKDWQPNISAAGTEPAYIEYKTSKEGSVMGVTVSRIAMLSHCQALSQACNYSEGETIVNVLDFKKDAGLWHGILTNVMNKLHTISVPYSVMKTCPLSWVQRVHAHKAKVALVKCRDLHWAMMAHRDQRDVTLSSLRMLIVTDGANPWSVSSCDAFLSLFQSHGLKPEAICPCATSPEAMTIAIRRPGVPGAPLPGRAILSMNGLSFGVIRVNTEDKNSALTVQDVGHVMPGGMMCIVKPDGPPQLCKTDEIGEICVSSRAGGMMYYGLAGVTKNTFEVIPVNSAGSPVGEVPFVRSGLLGFVGPGSLVFVVGKMDGLLTVSGRRHNADDIVATGLAVESIKTVYRGRIAVFSVSVFYDERIVVVAEQRPDASEEDSFQWMSRVLQAIDSIHQVGVYCLALVPANTLPKTPLGGIHISQTKQHFLEGSLHPCNILMCPHTCVTNLPKPRQKQPGVGPASVMVGNLVAGKRIAQASGRDLGQIEDNDLVKKHQFLTEVLQWRAQATPDHPLFLLLNAKGTTVCTATCLQLHKKAERIASVLCDKGHLNAGDNVVLLYPPGIELISAFYGCLYAGCIPVTVRPPHAQSLTATLPTVRMIVEVSKAACILTTQTLMRLLKSREAAAAVDVKTWPTIIDTDDLPRKRLSQIYKPPTPEMLAYLDFSVSTTGMLTGVKMSHAAVSGLCRAIKLQCELYSSRQIAICLDPYCGLGFVLWCLCSVYSGHQSILIPPMELESNLFLWLSTVSQYKIRDTFCSYSVMELCTKGLGNQVEMLKARGINLSCVRTCVVVAEERPRVSLTHSFSKLFKDIGLSSRAVSTTFGSRVNVAICLQGTSGPDPTTVYVDLKSLRHDRVRLVERGAPQSLLLSESGKILPGVKVVIVNPETKGPLGDSHLGEIWVNSPHTASGYYTIYDNETLQADHFNTRLSFGDAAQTLWARTGYLGFVRRTELTAASGERHDALYVVGALDETLELRGLRYHPIDIETSVSRTHRSIAECAVFTWTNLLVVVVELCGCEQEALDLVPLVTNVVLEEHYLIVGVVVVVDPGVIPINSRGEKQRMHLRDSFLADQLDPIYVAYNM is encoded by the exons ATGCACAAGGGATCCAATCGTTCCAGTCTCATGGATACTGCTGATG GTGTTCCTGTGAGTAGTAGAGTCTCCACGAAAATTCAGCAGTTGCTCAATACCTTGAAAAGACCTAAAAGGCCACCCCTGAAAGAATTTTTCGTGGATGATTTTGAAGAAATTGTGGAAG TTCCCCAGCCTGACCCAAACCAGCCCAAACCAGAGGGCCGACAGATGACACCTGTGAAGGGAGAACCCCTGGGGGTTGTTTGCAACTGGCCTCCTGCATTAGAAGCCGCACTGCAGCGCTGGGGTACCACTCAAGCTAAATGCCCCTGTCTGACAGCACTGGATGTTACAGGAAAACCAGTTTACACCCTCACGTATG GCAAATTGTGGAGCAGAAGTCTCAAGCTGGCCTACACACTGCTTAATAAACTGGGGACCAAAAATGAACCCGTGTTAAAACCTGGAGATAGG GTAGCCCTTGTTTATCCCAACAATGACCCAGTCATGTTCATGGTGGCATTTTATGGCTGTCTCCTAGCAGAAGTCATCCCAGTGCCTATAGAGGTACCTCTTACCAGAAAG GATGCTGGTGGTCAGCAGATTGGTTTTCTGCTGGGAAGCTGCGGTATCGCTTTGGCCCTCACCACTGAAGTTTGTCTGAAGGGGCTtccaaaaacccaaaatggAGAAATCGTGCAGTTTAAAG GTTGGCCCAGACTCAAATGGGTTGTGACAGATTCAAAATACCTCTCCAAATCTCCTAAGGACTGGCAGCCCAACATCTCAGCTGCAGGAACTGAGCCAGCATATATTGAG TACAAGACAAGCAAAGAGGGCAGTGTCATGGGTGTCACAGTGTCCAGGATTGCCATGCTGTCTCACTGTCAAGCCTTGTCTCAGGCCTGCAACTATTCTGAAG GTGAAACAATAGTGAATGTTTTGGATTTCAAGAAGGATGCAGGGCTGTGGCATGGGATTCTAACG aATGTAATGAACAAGCTCCATACTATCAGTGTGCCCTATTCTGTGATGAAAACCTGTCCACTCTCATGGGTGCAGAGAGTTCATGCCCACAAAG CAAAAGTGGCTTTAGTCAAGTGTCGAGACTTGCACTGGGCCATGATGGCCCATCGAGACCAAAGAGATGTCACCCTGAGCTCCCTTCGAATGCTGATTGTAACTGATGGTGCAAATCCTT gGTCTGTTTCCTCATGTGATGCCTTCCTGAGCTTGTTTCAGAGCCATGGGCTTAAACCAGAGGCAATTTGTCCATGTGCAACCTCTCCAGAAGCAATGACCATTGCAATCAGGAG GCCTGGGGTCCCTGGGGCACCTTTGCCTGGAAGAGCCATCTTGTCCATGAATGGGCTGAGTTTTGGTGTCATTCGTGTCAACACTGAAGATAAAAACTCTGCTCTCACTGTCCAGGATGTTGGCCATGTGATGCCAGGAG GAATGATGTGCATAGTGAAACCTGATGGGCCACCTCAGCTCTGTAAAACAGATGAGATTGGTGAAATCTGTGTAAgctccagagcaggaggaaTGATGTATTATGGGCTGGCAGGCGTGACAAAGAATACATTTGAG GTCATCCCTGTGAACTCTGCTGGCTCTCCAGTGGGTGAGGTACCATTTGTCCGTTCTGGCTTGCTGGGGTTTGTTGGACCT ggCAGTTTGGTGTTTGTGGTTGGCAAAATGGATGGGTTGCTGACAGTCAGTGGGCGTCGACACAATGCAGATGACATCGTGGCAACTGGATTGGCAGTAGAGTCAATAAAAACAGTTTACAGAGGAAG gaTTGCTGTGTTCTCAGTGTCTGTCTTCTACGATGAGAGGATTGTGGTGGTTGCAGAGCAGAGGCCAGATGCATCTGAAGAGGACAGTTTTCAGTGGATGAGTCGAGTGCTGCAG GCAATTGACAGCATTCACCAAGTGGGTGTATATTGCCTTGCTCTTGTGCCAGCCAATACATTGCCAAAAACTCCACTGGGAGGGATCCATATCTCACAAACCAAACAGCACTTTCTGGAGGGCTCTCTGCACCCGTGTAACATCCTCATGTGCCCACACACCTGTGTGACAAACTTGCCAAAACCCAGGCAGAAACAACCAG GTGTTGGCCCTGCCTCTGTGATGGTGGGGAACCTGGTTGCTGGGAAACGTATTGCTCAAGCCTCTGGAAGAGACCTTGGTCAAATAGAAGACAATGATTTAGTTAAAAAG CACCAGTTCCTGACAGAGGTCTTGCAGTGGAGAGCCCAAGCAACTCCTGACCACCCACTTTTCCTGTTATTAAATGCCAAG GGAACCACTGTGTGCACAGCCACCTGCCTTCAGTTGcacaaaaaagcagagagaattGCATCAGTTCTGTGTGACAAAGGACATCTCAATGCAGGAGACAATGTGGTGCTTCTTTATCCTCCTG GCATTGAGCTGATCTCAGCCTTCTATGGGTGTTTGTATGCTGGCTGCATCCCTGTCACCGTGAGACCTCCTCATGCTCAGAGCCTCACTGCTACTCTGCCCACTGTGCGAATGATCGTGGAA GTCAGCAAAGCTGCTTGTATTCTCACAACGCAGACCTTAATGAGGCTCCTGAAATCcagagaggcagctgctgctgtggatgTGAAAACCTGGCCAACCATCATTGACACAG ATGACTTGCCCAGGAAGCGACTGTCTCAGATCTACAAGCCACCTACACCTGAAATGTTGGCATATCTAGATTTTAGTGTTTCCACAACAGGCATGCTCACAGGAGTAAAG ATGTCCCATGCAGCAGTGAGTGGCCTCTGCAGGGCAATCAAGCTCCAGTGTGAGCTCTACTCCTCTCGGCAGATTGCAATTTGTCTGGACCCCTACTGTGGATTAGGTTTTGTGCTCTGGTGCCTTTGCAG TGTGTATTCTGGACACCAGTCAATTTTAATTCCTCCTATGGAGCTGGAATCCAATCTTTTTCTCTGGTTATCTACTGTCAGCCAGTATAAAATAAGGGACACTTTCTGTTCCTATTCAGTCATGGAACTGTGCACAAAGGGACTTGGAAACCAAGTTGAAATGTTAAAG GCACGAGGAATTAATCTCTCCTGTGTCCGGACTTGCGTGGTCGTTGCCGAGGAACGGCCCCGAGTTTCTCTCACTCATTCCTTCTCCAAACTCTTCAAAGACATTGGCCTGTCCTCTCGTGCTGTAAGCACCACCTTTGGCTCCAGAGTCAACGTTGCAATCTGTTTACAG GGAACATCTGGACCTGATCCCACCACGGTGTATGTAGATCTGAAATCCTTGAGACATGACAG AGTACGTCTGGTGGAAAGGGGAGCTCCACAAAGCCTGCTGCTTTCAGAATCTGGGAAG ATTTTACCTGGAGTCAAAGTAGTCATTGTTAATCCTGAGACAAAAGGACCTCTTGGAGATTCTCACCTTGGGGAG ATTTGGGTGAACAGTCCACACACAGCCAGTGGCTACTACACCATCTATGACAACGAAACCCTTCAAGCTGATCATTTCAACACTCGTTTGAGCTTTGGTGATGCTGCTCAGACACTTTGGGCTCGGACTGGGTACCTTGGGTTTGTTCGTCGGACGGAGCTGACGGCTGCCAGCGGAG AGCGCCACGATGCACTGTACGTTGTTGGAGCACTGGATGAAACTTTGGAGCTGAGGGGACTGCGTTACCACCCCATTGACATTGAGACCTCTGTATCTCGAACACACAGGAGCATTGCTGAATG CGCCGTGTTCACGTGGACCAACTTGCTCGTGGTTGTTGTGGAGCTGTGTGGCTGTGAACAGGAAGCCCTGGATTTAGTTCCTCTGGTTACAAACGTGGTCCTGGAAGAACATTACCTAATTGtgggagtggtggtggtggtggatcCTGGAGTTATTCCTATCAATTCCAGAGGAGAGAAACAACGAATGCACCTCCGCGACAGCTTCCTGGCTGACCAGTTAGACCCCATCTACGTTGCCTATAACATGTAA
- the DIP2B gene encoding disco-interacting protein 2 homolog B isoform X3 — MAETAAAGVSSLPREVREQLAELELELSEGDITQKGYEKKRAKLLAPYVPQTQGADSVLQKEARTQMPVPSAAPASAAAAASSSSSSSKFHRGRSGGARDERYRSDIHTEAVQAALAKHKEQKMALPMPTKRRSTFVQSPADACTPPENFSVPPDVTATTSSSSARPAVIDLPPSGIVKGMHKGSNRSSLMDTADGVPVSSRVSTKIQQLLNTLKRPKRPPLKEFFVDDFEEIVEVPQPDPNQPKPEGRQMTPVKGEPLGVVCNWPPALEAALQRWGTTQAKCPCLTALDVTGKPVYTLTYGKLWSRSLKLAYTLLNKLGTKNEPVLKPGDRVALVYPNNDPVMFMVAFYGCLLAEVIPVPIEVPLTRKDAGGQQIGFLLGSCGIALALTTEVCLKGLPKTQNGEIVQFKGWPRLKWVVTDSKYLSKSPKDWQPNISAAGTEPAYIEYKTSKEGSVMGVTVSRIAMLSHCQALSQACNYSEGETIVNVLDFKKDAGLWHGILTNVMNKLHTISVPYSVMKTCPLSWVQRVHAHKAKVALVKCRDLHWAMMAHRDQRDVTLSSLRMLIVTDGANPWSVSSCDAFLSLFQSHGLKPEAICPCATSPEAMTIAIRRPGVPGAPLPGRAILSMNGLSFGVIRVNTEDKNSALTVQDVGHVMPGGMMCIVKPDGPPQLCKTDEIGEICVSSRAGGMMYYGLAGVTKNTFEVIPVNSAGSPVGEVPFVRSGLLGFVGPGSLVFVVGKMDGLLTVSGRRHNADDIVATGLAVESIKTVYRGRIAVFSVSVFYDERIVVVAEQRPDASEEDSFQWMSRVLQAIDSIHQVGVYCLALVPANTLPKTPLGGIHISQTKQHFLEGSLHPCNILMCPHTCVTNLPKPRQKQPGVGPASVMVGNLVAGKRIAQASGRDLGQIEDNDLVKKHQFLTEVLQWRAQATPDHPLFLLLNAKGTTVCTATCLQLHKKAERIASVLCDKGHLNAGDNVVLLYPPGIELISAFYGCLYAGCIPVTVRPPHAQSLTATLPTVRMIVEVSKAACILTTQTLMRLLKSREAAAAVDVKTWPTIIDTDDLPRKRLSQIYKPPTPEMLAYLDFSVSTTGMLTGVKMSHAAVSGLCRAIKLQCELYSSRQIAICLDPYCGLGFVLWCLCSVYSGHQSILIPPMELESNLFLWLSTVSQYKIRDTFCSYSVMELCTKGLGNQVEMLKARGINLSCVRTCVVVAEERPRVSLTHSFSKLFKDIGLSSRAVSTTFGSRVNVAICLQGTSGPDPTTVYVDLKSLRHDRVRLVERGAPQSLLLSESGKILPGVKVVIVNPETKGPLGDSHLGEIWVNSPHTASGYYTIYDNETLQADHFNTRLSFGDAAQTLWARTGYLGFVRRTELTAASGERHDALYVVGALDETLELRGLRYHPIDIETSVSRTHRSIAECAVFTWTNLLVVVVELCGCEQEALDLVPLVTNVVLEEHYLIVGVVVVVDPGVIPINSRGEKQRMHLRDSFLADQLDPIYVAYNM; from the exons GGGACATCACACAGAAAGGGTATGAGAAGAAGAGAGCAAAGCTTCTGGCTCCCTATGTTCCACAAACCCAAG GAGCTGATTCAGTGTTACAGAAGGAAGCCAGAACTCAGATGCCTGTTccatctgcagctccagcctcagcagcagcagcagcatcctcatcctcatcctcatccaAATTTCACCGAGGTCGCTCAGGGGGAGCCCGAGATGAACGCTATCGATCTG ATATCCACACGGAAGCTGTCCAGGCAGCACTGGCCaaacacaaagaacagaaaatggcTCTGCCTATGCCAACCAAAAGACGTTCTACGTTTGTTCAGTCTCCAGCTGATGCCTGCACTCCCCCAG aaaatttctCAGTTCCCCCAGATGTCACAGCAActacctcctcttcctcagcacGCCCAGCAGTGATTGATCTCCCTCCTTCAGGGATTGTGAAAGGAATGCACAAGGGATCCAATCGTTCCAGTCTCATGGATACTGCTGATG GTGTTCCTGTGAGTAGTAGAGTCTCCACGAAAATTCAGCAGTTGCTCAATACCTTGAAAAGACCTAAAAGGCCACCCCTGAAAGAATTTTTCGTGGATGATTTTGAAGAAATTGTGGAAG TTCCCCAGCCTGACCCAAACCAGCCCAAACCAGAGGGCCGACAGATGACACCTGTGAAGGGAGAACCCCTGGGGGTTGTTTGCAACTGGCCTCCTGCATTAGAAGCCGCACTGCAGCGCTGGGGTACCACTCAAGCTAAATGCCCCTGTCTGACAGCACTGGATGTTACAGGAAAACCAGTTTACACCCTCACGTATG GCAAATTGTGGAGCAGAAGTCTCAAGCTGGCCTACACACTGCTTAATAAACTGGGGACCAAAAATGAACCCGTGTTAAAACCTGGAGATAGG GTAGCCCTTGTTTATCCCAACAATGACCCAGTCATGTTCATGGTGGCATTTTATGGCTGTCTCCTAGCAGAAGTCATCCCAGTGCCTATAGAGGTACCTCTTACCAGAAAG GATGCTGGTGGTCAGCAGATTGGTTTTCTGCTGGGAAGCTGCGGTATCGCTTTGGCCCTCACCACTGAAGTTTGTCTGAAGGGGCTtccaaaaacccaaaatggAGAAATCGTGCAGTTTAAAG GTTGGCCCAGACTCAAATGGGTTGTGACAGATTCAAAATACCTCTCCAAATCTCCTAAGGACTGGCAGCCCAACATCTCAGCTGCAGGAACTGAGCCAGCATATATTGAG TACAAGACAAGCAAAGAGGGCAGTGTCATGGGTGTCACAGTGTCCAGGATTGCCATGCTGTCTCACTGTCAAGCCTTGTCTCAGGCCTGCAACTATTCTGAAG GTGAAACAATAGTGAATGTTTTGGATTTCAAGAAGGATGCAGGGCTGTGGCATGGGATTCTAACG aATGTAATGAACAAGCTCCATACTATCAGTGTGCCCTATTCTGTGATGAAAACCTGTCCACTCTCATGGGTGCAGAGAGTTCATGCCCACAAAG CAAAAGTGGCTTTAGTCAAGTGTCGAGACTTGCACTGGGCCATGATGGCCCATCGAGACCAAAGAGATGTCACCCTGAGCTCCCTTCGAATGCTGATTGTAACTGATGGTGCAAATCCTT gGTCTGTTTCCTCATGTGATGCCTTCCTGAGCTTGTTTCAGAGCCATGGGCTTAAACCAGAGGCAATTTGTCCATGTGCAACCTCTCCAGAAGCAATGACCATTGCAATCAGGAG GCCTGGGGTCCCTGGGGCACCTTTGCCTGGAAGAGCCATCTTGTCCATGAATGGGCTGAGTTTTGGTGTCATTCGTGTCAACACTGAAGATAAAAACTCTGCTCTCACTGTCCAGGATGTTGGCCATGTGATGCCAGGAG GAATGATGTGCATAGTGAAACCTGATGGGCCACCTCAGCTCTGTAAAACAGATGAGATTGGTGAAATCTGTGTAAgctccagagcaggaggaaTGATGTATTATGGGCTGGCAGGCGTGACAAAGAATACATTTGAG GTCATCCCTGTGAACTCTGCTGGCTCTCCAGTGGGTGAGGTACCATTTGTCCGTTCTGGCTTGCTGGGGTTTGTTGGACCT ggCAGTTTGGTGTTTGTGGTTGGCAAAATGGATGGGTTGCTGACAGTCAGTGGGCGTCGACACAATGCAGATGACATCGTGGCAACTGGATTGGCAGTAGAGTCAATAAAAACAGTTTACAGAGGAAG gaTTGCTGTGTTCTCAGTGTCTGTCTTCTACGATGAGAGGATTGTGGTGGTTGCAGAGCAGAGGCCAGATGCATCTGAAGAGGACAGTTTTCAGTGGATGAGTCGAGTGCTGCAG GCAATTGACAGCATTCACCAAGTGGGTGTATATTGCCTTGCTCTTGTGCCAGCCAATACATTGCCAAAAACTCCACTGGGAGGGATCCATATCTCACAAACCAAACAGCACTTTCTGGAGGGCTCTCTGCACCCGTGTAACATCCTCATGTGCCCACACACCTGTGTGACAAACTTGCCAAAACCCAGGCAGAAACAACCAG GTGTTGGCCCTGCCTCTGTGATGGTGGGGAACCTGGTTGCTGGGAAACGTATTGCTCAAGCCTCTGGAAGAGACCTTGGTCAAATAGAAGACAATGATTTAGTTAAAAAG CACCAGTTCCTGACAGAGGTCTTGCAGTGGAGAGCCCAAGCAACTCCTGACCACCCACTTTTCCTGTTATTAAATGCCAAG GGAACCACTGTGTGCACAGCCACCTGCCTTCAGTTGcacaaaaaagcagagagaattGCATCAGTTCTGTGTGACAAAGGACATCTCAATGCAGGAGACAATGTGGTGCTTCTTTATCCTCCTG GCATTGAGCTGATCTCAGCCTTCTATGGGTGTTTGTATGCTGGCTGCATCCCTGTCACCGTGAGACCTCCTCATGCTCAGAGCCTCACTGCTACTCTGCCCACTGTGCGAATGATCGTGGAA GTCAGCAAAGCTGCTTGTATTCTCACAACGCAGACCTTAATGAGGCTCCTGAAATCcagagaggcagctgctgctgtggatgTGAAAACCTGGCCAACCATCATTGACACAG ATGACTTGCCCAGGAAGCGACTGTCTCAGATCTACAAGCCACCTACACCTGAAATGTTGGCATATCTAGATTTTAGTGTTTCCACAACAGGCATGCTCACAGGAGTAAAG ATGTCCCATGCAGCAGTGAGTGGCCTCTGCAGGGCAATCAAGCTCCAGTGTGAGCTCTACTCCTCTCGGCAGATTGCAATTTGTCTGGACCCCTACTGTGGATTAGGTTTTGTGCTCTGGTGCCTTTGCAG TGTGTATTCTGGACACCAGTCAATTTTAATTCCTCCTATGGAGCTGGAATCCAATCTTTTTCTCTGGTTATCTACTGTCAGCCAGTATAAAATAAGGGACACTTTCTGTTCCTATTCAGTCATGGAACTGTGCACAAAGGGACTTGGAAACCAAGTTGAAATGTTAAAG GCACGAGGAATTAATCTCTCCTGTGTCCGGACTTGCGTGGTCGTTGCCGAGGAACGGCCCCGAGTTTCTCTCACTCATTCCTTCTCCAAACTCTTCAAAGACATTGGCCTGTCCTCTCGTGCTGTAAGCACCACCTTTGGCTCCAGAGTCAACGTTGCAATCTGTTTACAG GGAACATCTGGACCTGATCCCACCACGGTGTATGTAGATCTGAAATCCTTGAGACATGACAG AGTACGTCTGGTGGAAAGGGGAGCTCCACAAAGCCTGCTGCTTTCAGAATCTGGGAAG ATTTTACCTGGAGTCAAAGTAGTCATTGTTAATCCTGAGACAAAAGGACCTCTTGGAGATTCTCACCTTGGGGAG ATTTGGGTGAACAGTCCACACACAGCCAGTGGCTACTACACCATCTATGACAACGAAACCCTTCAAGCTGATCATTTCAACACTCGTTTGAGCTTTGGTGATGCTGCTCAGACACTTTGGGCTCGGACTGGGTACCTTGGGTTTGTTCGTCGGACGGAGCTGACGGCTGCCAGCGGAG AGCGCCACGATGCACTGTACGTTGTTGGAGCACTGGATGAAACTTTGGAGCTGAGGGGACTGCGTTACCACCCCATTGACATTGAGACCTCTGTATCTCGAACACACAGGAGCATTGCTGAATG CGCCGTGTTCACGTGGACCAACTTGCTCGTGGTTGTTGTGGAGCTGTGTGGCTGTGAACAGGAAGCCCTGGATTTAGTTCCTCTGGTTACAAACGTGGTCCTGGAAGAACATTACCTAATTGtgggagtggtggtggtggtggatcCTGGAGTTATTCCTATCAATTCCAGAGGAGAGAAACAACGAATGCACCTCCGCGACAGCTTCCTGGCTGACCAGTTAGACCCCATCTACGTTGCCTATAACATGTAA